One genomic window of Polyangium aurulentum includes the following:
- a CDS encoding arrestin C-terminal domain-containing protein, which yields MRSRPALTVYLSPNNPSPGDRLHVRVRLDVHSETPCDAVDVVLVGRESRYMRTSRTGKTSSRKYHRREVLRLGKRFEGGVLRPGAWDRELYIDVPADAPPTYRSGLATVGYELDVRVHIPWWPDRHEKYEVEVRPRAWEPGPARTRIFTSLVGENRGQEPVLELSIEDDQLPLGGKLAGAVAVTGLGGRKLRRVEVSLCAVESALVPSTAGPAEVDRRTWVIHEGTPAEGAAIPFRLKLPDDAPVTFHTPFIRLDQRLEATAVVAFGTDVAISAPVIVLAPSSARPAARANLPLVGRERHLAVWRAAVDKVRVPGVEVIHFDAEEATATLEVRGVRVVVSEEHRDKLGPCLVAALDWPSMGLDLRLGERSWTDMGGKLAEVDRPFQKRFLVRAREGAQAARVLGAEVRQALEVFDEAGMDDAGAVVMRKGGVYQVAGLERFLSLAQMLAARLGHAVASVPPPAALAGEYGAWRAFAEGQGATLRVGDMSLHGWTVRGVPLTLDHRWQGAIPAESRLWAPRPERGEPSAWTAELGVATGRPAFVDDSRVGITLPTVTDPDAAAGLADRFAIAMGKLLGASTAGPYR from the coding sequence ATGCGCAGCCGCCCTGCCCTCACGGTCTATCTCTCGCCGAACAATCCCTCCCCCGGCGACCGGCTCCACGTCCGGGTCCGCCTCGACGTGCACAGCGAGACGCCCTGCGACGCCGTCGACGTGGTGCTCGTCGGCCGGGAGTCGCGCTACATGCGCACGAGCCGCACCGGCAAGACCAGCTCGCGCAAGTACCACCGCCGCGAGGTCCTCCGGCTCGGAAAGCGCTTCGAAGGCGGCGTCTTGCGGCCCGGGGCCTGGGATCGCGAGCTGTACATCGACGTGCCCGCCGACGCGCCCCCGACCTATCGCAGCGGGCTCGCCACCGTGGGCTACGAGCTCGACGTGCGCGTGCACATCCCCTGGTGGCCCGATCGGCACGAGAAATACGAGGTCGAGGTGCGCCCGAGGGCCTGGGAGCCGGGCCCTGCGCGCACGCGCATCTTCACGAGCCTGGTCGGGGAAAACCGCGGCCAAGAGCCCGTGCTCGAGCTGTCGATCGAAGACGATCAGCTTCCGCTCGGGGGCAAGCTCGCGGGGGCCGTCGCGGTGACGGGCCTCGGCGGCCGCAAGCTCCGGCGCGTCGAGGTGTCGCTCTGCGCGGTGGAGTCGGCCCTCGTCCCGAGCACGGCGGGCCCTGCCGAGGTCGACCGGCGGACATGGGTCATTCACGAAGGCACGCCGGCCGAGGGGGCCGCGATCCCCTTCCGGCTCAAGCTGCCCGACGACGCGCCGGTCACGTTCCACACGCCCTTCATTCGCCTCGATCAGCGGCTCGAGGCCACGGCCGTGGTTGCGTTCGGGACCGACGTCGCGATCAGCGCGCCCGTGATCGTGCTCGCGCCGTCTTCTGCGCGTCCTGCTGCGCGCGCGAATTTGCCGCTCGTCGGGCGGGAGCGGCACCTCGCGGTCTGGCGCGCGGCGGTGGACAAGGTGCGGGTGCCGGGCGTCGAGGTCATCCATTTCGATGCCGAGGAAGCAACGGCGACGCTCGAGGTGCGCGGGGTGCGGGTGGTCGTGTCCGAGGAGCACCGCGACAAACTCGGTCCCTGCCTCGTGGCGGCGCTCGACTGGCCTTCGATGGGCCTCGATCTGCGCCTCGGCGAGCGGAGCTGGACGGACATGGGGGGCAAGCTCGCGGAGGTCGATCGCCCCTTCCAGAAGCGCTTCCTCGTGCGGGCGCGCGAGGGCGCGCAGGCGGCGCGCGTGCTCGGCGCGGAGGTGCGGCAGGCGCTCGAGGTCTTCGACGAGGCGGGCATGGACGACGCGGGCGCGGTCGTCATGCGCAAGGGCGGCGTGTATCAGGTGGCGGGGCTCGAGCGCTTTCTTTCGCTCGCGCAGATGCTCGCCGCGCGCCTCGGGCACGCGGTCGCCTCGGTGCCCCCGCCCGCGGCGCTCGCGGGGGAATACGGCGCGTGGAGGGCGTTCGCCGAGGGCCAGGGCGCAACGTTGCGCGTGGGCGACATGTCGCTGCACGGCTGGACCGTGCGCGGCGTGCCGCTCACGCTCGATCACCGCTGGCAAGGCGCGATCCCGGCCGAGAGCCGGCTATGGGCGCCGCGGCCCGAGCGCGGCGAGCCCTCCGCGTGGACGGCGGAGCTGGGCGTGGCCACGGGCAGGCCTGCTTTCGTCGATGACAGCCGCGTCGGGATCACGCTGCCCACGGTGACGGATCCGGATGCGGCGGCGGGTTTGGCCGATCGATTCGCGATCGCGATGGGCAAGCTGCTCGGCGCCAGCACGGCGGGGCCTTATCGGTGA
- a CDS encoding SRPBCC family protein codes for MNERSVTHATFVIERKYAASPARVFAAWSSLEAKNRWASCHENGRILELDFRVGGREVFRGGPPGGPVYTNETRYQDIVPNERIVFSYDLHRDDTRISVSLTTLEFKAEGKGTRLVFTEQGAFLDGHDTAAQREHGTGVGLDRLEAALRDELADA; via the coding sequence ATGAACGAACGATCCGTCACGCACGCCACCTTCGTCATCGAACGCAAATACGCCGCCTCGCCCGCCCGGGTATTCGCGGCTTGGTCGAGCCTCGAGGCGAAGAACCGCTGGGCCTCGTGTCACGAGAACGGGCGAATCCTCGAGCTCGATTTCCGCGTGGGCGGGCGAGAGGTCTTCCGCGGCGGCCCGCCCGGCGGCCCCGTGTACACGAACGAGACCCGCTACCAGGACATCGTTCCGAACGAGCGCATCGTCTTCTCGTACGATCTGCACCGCGATGACACGCGGATATCGGTCTCGCTGACGACGCTCGAATTCAAGGCCGAGGGCAAAGGCACGCGGCTCGTCTTCACCGAGCAGGGCGCCTTCCTCGACGGTCACGACACGGCCGCACAGCGCGAGCACGGGACCGGCGTGGGCCTCGACAGGCTGGAAGCGGCGCTGCGCGACGAGCTTGCGGACGCCTGA
- a CDS encoding ArsR/SmtB family transcription factor, which translates to MFHALADGTRRNMIAQLTLGPASVSELARPLDMSLPSVMQHLQVLEASGLVRSEKTGRVRTCHIDRAALRLAEQWIIDRRREWESRLDKLGEYLAEQGDEPEEK; encoded by the coding sequence GCCGACGGGACGCGGCGGAACATGATTGCGCAGTTGACCCTCGGACCGGCGTCGGTCAGCGAGCTGGCCCGACCGCTCGACATGTCATTGCCGTCGGTGATGCAGCACCTGCAGGTGCTGGAGGCGAGCGGCCTCGTTCGCAGTGAAAAGACGGGGCGGGTGCGCACCTGCCACATCGATCGCGCGGCGCTGCGGCTGGCCGAGCAGTGGATCATCGACCGGCGGAGGGAGTGGGAGAGCCGCCTCGACAAGCTCGGCGAATACCTCGCCGAGCAAGGCGATGAGCCCGAAGAGAAATGA
- a CDS encoding TetR/AcrR family transcriptional regulator, protein MGRPAGSRNPDFEATRASLVRAVQARLATSDGVRASFRELAAAAGVSVATLRHYFGSREGVIEAVMSQWHQMGQRYLLEVATGPLLPVRASLAWFLDFFALGFRRGVGDIHAIGLAAGMREPTLGPTYLCHVLDPTLEAIEARLARHVARGELRPSDVRHMALSLVSPALLALLHQGPLGGEGARPLAWESFCSDHLEAFFRAFGTGYEAPAEAGARVTRSEDLQPPRQ, encoded by the coding sequence ATGGGACGGCCGGCAGGCTCTCGTAACCCGGACTTCGAGGCGACCCGCGCCTCGCTCGTGCGCGCTGTGCAAGCGCGGCTCGCGACCTCGGACGGCGTGAGGGCGAGCTTCCGCGAGCTCGCGGCCGCAGCGGGGGTGAGCGTCGCGACGCTGCGGCACTACTTCGGCTCGCGCGAGGGCGTCATCGAGGCCGTGATGTCGCAGTGGCACCAGATGGGGCAGCGCTACCTGCTCGAGGTGGCGACGGGACCGCTCCTGCCCGTGCGCGCCTCCCTCGCGTGGTTCCTCGACTTCTTCGCGCTCGGATTTCGCAGGGGCGTCGGCGACATCCACGCCATCGGCCTCGCCGCGGGCATGCGCGAGCCCACGCTCGGCCCGACGTACCTGTGTCATGTGCTGGATCCGACCCTCGAGGCGATCGAGGCGCGGCTCGCGCGGCACGTCGCGCGCGGCGAGCTGCGCCCGAGCGACGTGCGGCACATGGCGCTGTCGCTCGTCTCCCCTGCCCTGCTCGCGCTCTTGCACCAGGGCCCCCTCGGGGGCGAAGGGGCCCGGCCGCTCGCGTGGGAGAGCTTCTGCAGCGACCACCTCGAGGCGTTTTTTCGTGCGTTTGGTACAGGATACGAGGCGCCCGCGGAGGCAGGCGCGCGCGTGACGCGCAGCGAGGATCTGCAGCCGCCGCGGCAATAG
- the kynU gene encoding kynureninase, producing the protein MLDRQAFEALDRADPLGGKRSEFLVPEGLVYLDGNSLGALPARVPARLERVVREEWGRGLIGSWNASGWIDLPRCVGAKIARLVGAGADEVIACDSTSVNLFKVLAAALGLLPERRVIVSDGDNFPTDLYVAEGVRDLLGRGHEMRLVDAGDIEGAIDEGTALLLLTGVDYRTGALHDMERLTRAAHDKGALVVWDLAHSAGAMPLDLDGLEVDFAVGCGYKYLNGGPGAPAFVFVARRHLARVTPALTGWMGHRAPFAFDARYAPSDDIRKLTAGTPPVLAMAALDEALEVFADVDLRQVREKSARLGDLFISLADPLCKEHGLRLVSPRDSAKRGSQVAFAHPEGYAIVQALIESGVVGDFRAPDVMRFGFAPLYLRYVDIFDAAERLAAVLREERWRDPRFRARAAVT; encoded by the coding sequence ATGCTCGATCGCCAGGCGTTCGAGGCCCTCGACAGGGCCGACCCGCTCGGGGGCAAACGCTCGGAGTTCCTCGTCCCCGAGGGGCTCGTCTATCTCGACGGCAACTCGCTCGGCGCGCTGCCCGCCCGGGTGCCCGCGCGCCTCGAGCGCGTCGTGCGCGAGGAGTGGGGCCGGGGGCTCATCGGGAGCTGGAACGCGAGCGGCTGGATCGACTTGCCCCGCTGCGTGGGCGCCAAGATCGCGCGCCTCGTCGGCGCCGGGGCGGACGAGGTGATCGCGTGCGACTCGACGAGCGTGAACCTCTTCAAGGTGCTCGCCGCCGCCCTGGGGCTCTTGCCCGAGCGGCGCGTCATCGTCTCCGACGGCGATAACTTCCCCACGGATCTGTACGTCGCCGAGGGCGTGCGCGATCTCTTGGGCCGAGGGCACGAGATGCGGCTCGTCGACGCGGGGGACATCGAGGGCGCCATCGACGAGGGGACGGCTCTTTTGCTGCTGACCGGCGTCGATTACCGCACCGGAGCCCTGCACGACATGGAGCGGCTCACGCGCGCGGCGCACGACAAGGGCGCGCTCGTCGTCTGGGACCTCGCGCACAGCGCGGGCGCGATGCCGCTCGATCTGGACGGGCTCGAGGTCGATTTCGCGGTCGGCTGCGGTTACAAATACCTCAATGGCGGGCCGGGGGCGCCTGCGTTCGTGTTCGTGGCGAGGCGGCACCTCGCGCGCGTGACGCCCGCGCTGACGGGCTGGATGGGCCACCGCGCCCCGTTCGCGTTCGATGCGAGGTACGCGCCGAGCGACGACATCCGCAAGCTCACCGCCGGCACGCCGCCCGTGCTCGCGATGGCCGCGCTCGACGAGGCGCTCGAGGTGTTCGCCGACGTGGATCTCCGCCAGGTGCGTGAAAAATCGGCGCGGCTCGGCGATCTGTTCATCTCGCTCGCCGACCCCCTCTGCAAAGAGCACGGCTTGCGGCTCGTGAGCCCCCGCGACAGCGCGAAGCGCGGCAGCCAGGTGGCCTTTGCGCACCCCGAGGGCTACGCGATCGTGCAGGCCCTGATAGAATCGGGCGTCGTCGGCGACTTCCGCGCCCCGGACGTCATGCGCTTCGGCTTCGCGCCGCTCTATCTGCGGTACGTGGACATCTTCGACGCGGCCGAGCGCCTCGCGGCCGTCCTGCGCGAGGAGCGCTGGCGCGATCCGCGATTTCGAGCCCGCGCCGCCGTCACGTAG
- a CDS encoding aromatic ring-hydroxylating oxygenase subunit alpha yields the protein MFEGFANVWTPVVSTRELGTRPVGTKLAGEPIVLFRDKKGGVGALLDRCPHRGVALSLGEVNEEGCLECPFHGWAFRADGACAHIPLNPIAEEKRDRYAATGLPVREKGGLVWVFTGLDAAGTEPEPAPALVEPGWTISFIAETWSAHWTRAMENMLDMPHLPFVHRRSIGRDLRSKLRRDSVMKCDVEPTPWGAEIHASFEGAPAGAGLAWRRPNGMELRIMKDRWHGQIFCVPVDADHTRMIFGFARTFLGNRVFSWISDRLNQRIGGEDRAVVESSMPREVPPPAEELSVATDAPTLYFRRYYYRELRGSSTTLVPASRLAARKTPQDGPIAAE from the coding sequence ATGTTCGAGGGGTTCGCGAACGTATGGACGCCGGTCGTGTCGACGAGGGAGCTTGGGACCAGGCCCGTGGGGACCAAGCTCGCCGGCGAGCCGATCGTGCTCTTCCGTGACAAGAAGGGCGGCGTCGGCGCGCTCCTCGATCGCTGCCCGCATCGCGGCGTGGCCCTGTCGCTCGGGGAGGTGAACGAGGAGGGCTGCCTCGAGTGCCCGTTCCATGGCTGGGCGTTCCGCGCGGACGGCGCCTGCGCGCACATCCCGCTGAATCCAATCGCCGAGGAGAAGCGCGACCGTTACGCGGCGACGGGCTTGCCGGTGCGCGAGAAGGGCGGGCTCGTCTGGGTGTTCACCGGGCTGGATGCAGCCGGTACGGAGCCCGAGCCCGCGCCGGCGCTGGTCGAGCCGGGCTGGACCATCTCGTTCATCGCGGAGACGTGGTCGGCGCACTGGACGCGCGCGATGGAAAACATGCTCGACATGCCGCACCTGCCGTTCGTGCACAGGCGCTCGATCGGGCGTGATCTGCGGTCGAAGCTGCGGCGGGATTCGGTGATGAAATGCGACGTCGAGCCGACGCCCTGGGGCGCCGAGATCCACGCCTCGTTCGAAGGCGCGCCTGCGGGAGCGGGCCTCGCGTGGCGCCGGCCGAACGGGATGGAGCTGCGGATCATGAAAGACAGATGGCACGGCCAGATCTTTTGCGTGCCCGTCGACGCGGACCACACGCGCATGATCTTCGGCTTTGCGCGCACGTTCCTCGGCAACCGCGTGTTCTCCTGGATCTCCGACCGCCTGAACCAGCGCATCGGGGGCGAGGACAGGGCCGTGGTCGAGAGCTCGATGCCGAGGGAAGTGCCCCCGCCGGCCGAGGAGCTGTCCGTGGCGACGGACGCGCCCACCTTGTATTTCCGCCGCTATTACTATCGCGAGCTGCGCGGCTCCTCGACGACGCTCGTGCCCGCGTCGCGGCTCGCTGCGCGAAAGACCCCGCAGGACGGGCCCATCGCGGCGGAATAG